One window of Terriglobales bacterium genomic DNA carries:
- a CDS encoding YceI family protein: protein MNVRRLGPLFFFLALAVAAPAQDFQIDKAHSQVGFGVRHLMISTVHGRFDDFSGTIHYDAKDVTKSSVQVSIKTASIDTDNANRDADLHKSEFLDVEKFPEMTFQSTKVEKRGNEMVLVGDLTLKDVTKQVEIPFTISGPITDPWGNQRIAVEGSTTINRRDYGVVYARKMQDGAAVVGDQVKITLEIEAVVAKSKQ from the coding sequence ATGAACGTACGCAGGCTTGGACCTCTGTTCTTCTTCCTGGCGCTGGCTGTGGCAGCGCCGGCGCAGGATTTCCAGATCGACAAGGCGCACTCGCAGGTCGGGTTCGGGGTGAGGCACCTGATGATCTCGACGGTGCACGGGCGCTTCGACGACTTCAGCGGGACCATCCACTACGACGCGAAGGACGTGACGAAGTCGTCGGTGCAGGTGAGCATCAAGACGGCGAGCATCGACACCGACAACGCCAACCGGGACGCGGACCTGCACAAGTCCGAGTTCCTGGACGTGGAAAAGTTCCCCGAGATGACCTTCCAGAGCACGAAGGTGGAAAAGCGCGGCAACGAGATGGTGCTGGTGGGCGACCTGACGCTGAAGGACGTGACCAAGCAGGTGGAGATCCCGTTCACCATCAGCGGGCCGATCACCGACCCGTGGGGCAACCAGCGCATCGCGGTGGAGGGCTCGACCACCATCAACCGGCGCGACTACGGCGTGGTGTACGCGCGCAAGATGCAGGACGGCGCGGCCGTGGTGGGCGACCAGGTGAAGATCACGCTCGAGATCGAGGCGGTGGTGGCGAAGAGCAAGCAATAG